A stretch of the bacterium genome encodes the following:
- the hisG gene encoding ATP phosphoribosyltransferase: MILKLGLPKGSLQESTIELFQKAGYMIAVDKRSYFPRIDDEEIEVMLVRAQEMSRYVEEGVFDVGLTGFDWIKENKSDVIEVASLEYAKQGFRFVKWVLAVPNDSSIKSINDLQGKHIATELVNVTKTYLKERGIQTNVEFSWGATEVKAPRLVDAIVELTETGSSLRANNLRIVETILESTTRLIANKDAWQDAQKRKKIENIALLLQGALAAAQKVGLKMNVYKEHLPQVLAILPALKTPTISKLSDENWCDVDTIVDEKVAREIIPELKRAGAQGIVEYPLNKVIY; encoded by the coding sequence ATGATATTGAAACTTGGGTTGCCAAAGGGTAGTTTGCAAGAATCAACAATTGAATTATTTCAAAAGGCAGGATATATGATTGCGGTTGATAAACGCTCATATTTCCCCAGAATTGATGATGAAGAGATAGAGGTGATGTTAGTTCGGGCACAGGAGATGTCGCGGTATGTAGAAGAAGGGGTATTTGATGTTGGTTTGACTGGATTTGATTGGATTAAAGAAAATAAGTCAGATGTCATTGAGGTGGCAAGTTTAGAATATGCCAAACAGGGATTTCGATTTGTAAAATGGGTATTAGCCGTGCCAAATGATTCATCCATTAAAAGCATCAATGACTTGCAAGGCAAACATATTGCCACAGAGTTAGTAAATGTAACAAAAACATATCTTAAGGAAAGAGGTATCCAGACAAATGTTGAATTTTCATGGGGAGCAACTGAGGTAAAAGCACCCAGACTTGTGGATGCCATTGTCGAATTAACCGAAACCGGTTCCTCTCTTCGAGCAAATAATCTACGCATTGTCGAAACTATACTTGAGTCCACAACAAGATTAATTGCCAATAAAGACGCCTGGCAGGATGCTCAAAAACGCAAGAAGATAGAAAATATTGCCCTGTTACTTCAGGGGGCACTTGCCGCCGCACAAAAAGTAGGACTAAAAATGAATGTCTATAAGGAACACTTACCACAGGTGCTTGCTATCCTACCTGCTTTAAAAACACCAACTATCTCAAAATTAAGTGATGAAAATTGGTGTGATGTGGATACTATTGTTGATGAAAAAGTTGCCCGAGAAATAATCCCGGAACTTAAAAGAGCAGGTGCACAAGGAATTGTCGAATACCCATTGAATAAGGTGATTTATTAA
- a CDS encoding response regulator, protein MKSKRPRILLVDDSKFMRIILRKLLTHEGYEIVGEAYDGAFAIQKYRELKPDVVLMDIILPDPTMNGIETIKWIIKIDPSALIIIVSAMENQMLINEALAAGAKNFCIKPFEHNNLIKIISDVIKER, encoded by the coding sequence ATGAAGTCAAAACGACCCAGAATACTTCTTGTTGATGATTCAAAATTTATGAGGATAATCCTCCGTAAGTTATTAACACACGAAGGATATGAAATAGTAGGAGAGGCTTATGATGGAGCATTTGCTATCCAGAAATATCGTGAGTTAAAACCTGATGTGGTATTAATGGATATAATTTTGCCAGACCCCACAATGAATGGCATTGAAACGATTAAATGGATAATCAAGATTGACCCATCTGCCTTAATAATTATAGTCAGTGCGATGGAGAATCAGATGTTGATTAACGAGGCATTGGCGGCTGGAGCAAAAAATTTCTGTATTAAACCCTTTGAACATAATAATCTTATAAAAATAATAAGTGATGTCATTAAAGAAAGATGA
- a CDS encoding Rpn family recombination-promoting nuclease/putative transposase produces the protein MRFLDVKTDYAFKKVFGSQGSKDILISFLNSVIDFKETEKIVDLVIVDPYQIPLIKGMKDTYVDVKAKLSNQKNVIIEMQVLNVEGFEKRILYNAAKTYSAQLKETESFTSLEPIIALTITDFIMFEDVDKVITYFNLIEKETLIKYHDEIELVFIELPKFKKNEDELDSIKDKWIYFIKNAGRLEYTPESLVKEIEIKEAFEIANTAGMSEKELEIQYKRHDFIRMQRGAIEFALKQGLKQGIEKGIQKGLKQGIQKGLKQGIQQGKIEVAKTLLKSGEKVEKISQVTGLTIEEISNCSPQRRRGREKTWK, from the coding sequence ATGCGTTTTTTAGATGTTAAAACAGATTATGCCTTCAAAAAGGTTTTTGGCTCTCAAGGGAGTAAGGATATCCTTATTAGCTTTCTTAACTCGGTGATTGATTTTAAAGAGACTGAAAAAATCGTTGATTTAGTAATCGTTGACCCCTACCAAATACCATTAATCAAGGGGATGAAGGATACCTATGTCGATGTTAAAGCCAAACTCTCAAACCAGAAGAATGTCATTATCGAGATGCAGGTTTTGAATGTAGAAGGGTTTGAGAAAAGGATTTTATATAATGCGGCTAAGACATATTCAGCTCAGCTAAAAGAGACAGAATCATTTACCAGCCTTGAACCTATTATTGCTCTAACCATTACGGACTTTATCATGTTCGAGGATGTAGATAAGGTTATCACCTATTTCAATCTCATTGAAAAGGAGACTTTAATCAAATACCATGATGAAATCGAACTTGTTTTTATCGAATTGCCCAAATTCAAGAAGAATGAGGATGAGCTGGATTCAATCAAAGACAAATGGATATATTTTATAAAGAATGCAGGCAGACTTGAATATACTCCAGAGAGCTTAGTTAAAGAGATAGAAATAAAGGAGGCATTTGAAATAGCCAATACAGCGGGGATGAGTGAAAAGGAGTTAGAAATTCAATATAAGCGGCACGATTTTATCCGAATGCAAAGAGGTGCGATAGAGTTTGCCTTAAAACAAGGGTTAAAACAAGGAATAGAAAAAGGAATACAAAAAGGGTTAAAACAAGGAATACAAAAAGGATTAAAACAAGGAATACAACAAGGCAAAATAGAAGTAGCGAAAACTCTTTTGAAATCAGGCGAGAAAGTTGAAAAAATATCACAGGTAACGGGATTAACAATAGAGGAAATTAGTAACTGTTCACCGCAGAGGCGCAGAGGAAGAGAGAAAACATGGAAATAA
- a CDS encoding response regulator, producing the protein MMEKVLIIDDSAWRRGQIRDLFLNNKLAECWESREGIEAVEKYRMLKPYLVIVRILDMLGVEIVKRIRAINPDARILILSDSGNESYVGEAMRAGALEYLIEPVTPENLLASAIKMIK; encoded by the coding sequence ATGATGGAAAAGGTTCTTATTATTGATGATTCAGCATGGCGTCGAGGACAAATCCGTGATTTGTTCCTTAATAATAAATTAGCCGAGTGTTGGGAAAGTAGAGAAGGAATTGAGGCTGTAGAAAAATATCGGATGCTCAAACCATATTTAGTTATTGTTAGAATTTTGGATATGCTCGGGGTGGAAATAGTAAAAAGGATTAGAGCAATAAATCCAGATGCGAGAATTTTAATTTTAAGTGATAGTGGAAATGAATCGTATGTAGGTGAAGCAATGCGAGCCGGCGCTTTAGAATATCTTATAGAACCTGTTACTCCTGAAAATCTCTTAGCCTCAGCAATCAAAATGATTAAATAA
- the nadD gene encoding nicotinate-nucleotide adenylyltransferase translates to MKKSTIRNPQSTIHIGIMGGTFNPIHYGHLLAAEEARQRFNLKEFIFVPCARPPHKNQKDIAGPEDRYKMTCLAIESNKYFKASDIELKRGGISYSQDTIIEFKKIYERAQIYFVTGADAIAEIDTWKNAKDLPKLCQFIAVTRPGYLFKIKEEYLKWTHILEIPGVSISSTEIRQRIHEGKSIKYLVPEEVENYIYEHKLYQ, encoded by the coding sequence ATGAAAAAATCCACAATCCGTAATCCGCAATCTACAATCCATATTGGAATAATGGGAGGAACTTTCAACCCGATTCATTATGGCCATTTATTAGCCGCAGAGGAAGCAAGACAAAGATTTAATCTTAAAGAATTTATCTTTGTGCCCTGTGCCAGACCACCTCATAAAAATCAAAAGGATATTGCTGGGCCAGAAGATAGATATAAAATGACCTGTCTGGCGATTGAATCGAATAAGTATTTTAAAGCATCTGATATTGAGCTCAAACGGGGCGGAATATCTTATTCACAGGATACAATCATCGAATTTAAAAAAATCTATGAGCGTGCACAAATCTATTTTGTTACTGGTGCGGATGCTATTGCAGAAATTGATACCTGGAAAAATGCAAAGGATTTGCCAAAATTATGTCAATTTATCGCTGTTACTCGACCAGGCTATCTTTTTAAAATAAAAGAAGAATACCTTAAATGGACGCATATTTTGGAAATACCCGGCGTCTCTATTTCTTCGACTGAGATTAGACAAAGAATACACGAGGGAAAATCAATTAAATATTTAGTCCCGGAAGAGGTAGAAAACTATATCTATGAGCATAAATTATACCAATGA
- a CDS encoding site-specific DNA-methyltransferase: MEDKEFFDRLINKVVQGDCLEVMGRIPDKSVDVTFADPPFNLKKKYNSYYDKYEVEEYLSWCKKWLNEMVRITKPTGSIFVHNIPKWLIYFGSYLNEIAIFRHWIAWDAMGAPLGKTLLPNHYGILYYVKSDKFKFYDIRMLHKRCRKCYYILQDYGGKKSQMHQFGPLVSDVWTDIHRIRHKKRRDEHPCQLPVHLLERLLLLSSDEGDIILDPFVGTGTTTIAAKRLGRKFIGIDIDPKYVEITNKKLEETEPIVINGCYVSNFLGNVITIRNKDWNKIKDAFVIPTNPLELEKRRICLLYKKERAIRYKVVGGIQDDLFSI, translated from the coding sequence ATGGAAGATAAGGAATTTTTTGATAGATTGATAAATAAAGTTGTTCAAGGTGATTGCTTAGAGGTTATGGGAAGGATTCCTGACAAGAGCGTTGATGTTACTTTTGCCGACCCTCCATTCAATCTAAAAAAGAAATATAACAGTTACTATGATAAATATGAGGTTGAAGAATACCTCTCCTGGTGTAAAAAGTGGCTCAACGAAATGGTTCGCATTACCAAACCAACGGGTTCTATTTTTGTTCATAATATCCCAAAATGGCTAATCTATTTTGGTTCTTATTTGAATGAAATTGCTATATTTCGCCATTGGATCGCCTGGGATGCGATGGGAGCTCCCCTTGGTAAGACGCTTTTGCCCAATCACTATGGGATTTTATACTATGTAAAGTCAGACAAATTTAAGTTTTATGATATTAGAATGCTGCATAAACGCTGTAGGAAATGCTACTATATCTTACAAGATTACGGTGGTAAAAAAAGCCAGATGCACCAATTTGGACCTCTTGTTTCTGATGTTTGGACAGATATACACAGAATAAGACACAAGAAAAGGAGGGACGAACATCCGTGTCAATTACCCGTCCATCTGCTTGAAAGATTATTGCTTTTGAGCAGTGACGAAGGAGATATTATTTTAGATCCGTTTGTAGGAACTGGAACAACCACAATTGCGGCAAAAAGATTAGGAAGAAAATTTATTGGGATTGATATTGACCCAAAGTATGTTGAAATTACAAATAAAAAATTAGAAGAAACCGAACCAATAGTAATTAATGGATGTTATGTAAGTAATTTTCTTGGCAATGTAATAACTATCAGGAATAAAGATTGGAATAAGATTAAAGATGCATTTGTTATCCCAACCAATCCGTTAGAATTAGAAAAAAGGAGAATCTGTTTGTTATACAAGAAAGAAAGAGCCATAAGATATAAGGTAGTTGGAGGAATACAGGACGATTTATTTTCAATATGA
- a CDS encoding DpnII family type II restriction endonuclease, translating into MMIYYPPLDEKFNTVISKNTFYFYNEGFEEYYEGYISSIAQNIFLLKNRIEREGLKESVLLTHITEVEDGLDAILTVTGFSKESLQRLVTFIRATNDKTLSDLVNKDSWPIEDFKTEWGLDKIKTIIKTNKKFAEGIVNLFFRGPTVPVIKNVLPLFEFKKININKFSFSIESLVDTIIRYKTKGSYKAAREGNPEVVIEQILTSHKLTFEKGKFRIPEAGNIPRTMDFIIPNKTSPKIIIECSYSVTTASGMGDKAKTEKTVADYLKKNYPDVVFVGFVDGIGWYVRRGDLKRMVEAYDFVFTFSRDELERFKNLLAEFFYGR; encoded by the coding sequence ATGATGATATACTATCCACCATTAGATGAGAAGTTCAACACTGTAATCTCAAAGAACACCTTCTATTTTTATAACGAAGGGTTTGAAGAATACTATGAGGGGTATATTTCATCTATTGCTCAGAATATTTTTCTGCTTAAGAACAGGATAGAAAGGGAAGGGCTAAAAGAGTCTGTTTTGCTTACACACATTACAGAGGTTGAAGATGGATTAGATGCAATTTTAACTGTAACTGGTTTCTCAAAAGAGAGTTTGCAAAGATTAGTCACATTCATAAGAGCTACAAATGACAAAACTTTATCCGACCTCGTCAATAAAGATTCTTGGCCAATTGAGGATTTTAAAACTGAATGGGGTCTGGATAAAATAAAAACTATTATTAAAACAAACAAGAAGTTTGCTGAAGGCATTGTAAATCTGTTCTTTAGAGGGCCTACGGTTCCTGTGATAAAGAATGTTCTCCCACTTTTTGAATTTAAGAAGATTAATATTAATAAATTCAGTTTTTCTATAGAATCTCTGGTAGATACAATAATACGATACAAGACAAAGGGTTCGTATAAAGCCGCCAGAGAAGGAAATCCTGAGGTTGTAATCGAGCAAATTTTAACCTCCCATAAACTGACCTTTGAGAAAGGGAAATTCAGAATTCCAGAAGCAGGTAATATTCCAAGAACGATGGACTTCATTATTCCCAACAAGACATCGCCAAAAATAATAATTGAGTGTTCGTATTCGGTAACTACTGCCTCAGGAATGGGAGACAAAGCAAAAACAGAAAAGACCGTGGCTGATTATCTGAAAAAAAATTATCCAGATGTAGTATTCGTTGGTTTTGTAGATGGAATTGGCTGGTATGTGAGAAGGGGTGACTTGAAACGGATGGTTGAGGCGTATGATTTTGTTTTTACATTTAGCAGGGATGAACTGGAGAGATTTAAAAATTTGTTAGCGGAGTTCTTTTATGGAAGATAA